One Dermacentor andersoni chromosome 6, qqDerAnde1_hic_scaffold, whole genome shotgun sequence genomic window carries:
- the LOC126522708 gene encoding neprilysin-1-like, with product MAQQCSPQPKKRSSNPPQTSRRSLPAPEQNPSYEGPSPTTYLPMGYFLPCPTAPGDQPPVRAPTPAVSAKGTAGTQPAALQPFFKPPPTPAFLGPAPFYPGPALISAFPAVDHHYPTLEAIPQQKLNKALLELLSRAAMATDEDSKPKSEPPARPGECCRAAFFVTTLVLALMAGGLFSFYVVSGKLSDRDLSFFNFTPFAVQHEKENKMAAAPKEEPSPLPTGVSTASDPSARSEGKVFYLEPKWTTTQEETEATEKRTVKVPRCRTAFCRGMTDRFKSLLNWTLSPCGDFYEFVCSSWRSQEKGAFSQDSLYAEEVEDRLRDLLLESSELESQLFKPAADKQDITENSTSPLGYAETLMDLCTNDNINKSDNEKQAEQWTHLRSLLTTVGLEKWPYHNDSVSRADLWTTVVLLYRHLGLPTLVAVSVEKDPENETSLVVSIDEPDIAIGLFGTKDVFLPNWYSHVVRGTMKMFSPYKYLNQADKVLAFSEKLAGITSTRGERNYVEEARMTTVHNLPSYAQFLGLLFDDIITVNEKTRLLVKNMRYLKALRTLIHMTQNHDLLNYLGFRAVLHISPLMFGEEFVELASVRMRQLTGHKKLGWPRWKTCLRMLEDAMPFVFQRAIFKATDKLLNIERVTALLNDLKSSALLAVSNFTWMDTADKIKARNILSDVNLEVFYPSWVREDNGDAFNLLLPAPPNDTAELLSAYSDFVRKNTERRLLTIAGTSVQSYPEWKGSIFATYPTFDYETRSVYVPVALFNFSTPDTDAGLLFQTPRVATRVLTALIASLHRNSYPLPGPPTMLNPTETLTSATTCLQSQYRSASNNLHDEKIRSVVTTTYDFLDNVAMEPAVTVFSKYVVESGVAVQQDMLNLPLSSKQLFHVLYTADMCEGGSSEQLRQEFAEDAMTHPRLRVVIPLRNTQSFAQAWSCSKEDQMNPSQKCQLFT from the coding sequence ATGGCGCAACAGTGTTCGCCACAACCCAAAAAACGCTCCTCAAATCCACCGCAAACCTCGCGCCGATCGCTCCCCGCACCGGAACAGAACCCAAGTTACGAAGGACCCAGCCCGACCACCTATCTACCCATGGGCTACTTCCTGCCCTGCCCGACCGCGCCGGGAGACCAGCCTCCGGTGCGCGCGCCGACGCCTGCCGTCAGCGCCAAGGGGACCGCTGGCACGCAGCCTGCAGCGCTGCAGCCCTTCTTCAAGCCGCCTCCGACGCCAGCCTTCTTGGGCCCAGCACCCTTCTACCCCGGACCGGCGTTGATTAGCGCCTTTCCAGCCGTGGACCATCACTACCCGACCTTGGAGGCCATTCCCCAGCAGAAGTTGAACAAAGCTCTGCTCGAGCTCCTGAGTCGCGCAGCCATGGCCACCGACGAGGACTCCAAGCCCAAGAGTGAGCCACCCGCCAGACCCGGTGAATGCTGTCGCGCGGCTTTCTTTGTCACGACGCTCGTGCTTGCGCTGATGGCGGGAGGCTTGTTCTCCTTCTACGTCGTCAGCGGGAAGCTCTCGGACAGGGACTTGTCTTTTTTCAACTTCACTCCGTTCGCAGTCCAAcacgagaaagaaaacaagatgGCCGCCGCGCCTAAGGAAGAGCCAAGCCCCCTTCCTACGGGTGTGTCAACGGCAAGTGACCCCTCCGCAAGATCAGAAGGCAAGGTCTTCTACCTAGAGCCCAAGTGGACCACAACTCAGGAGGAGACGGAAGCGACGGAGAAACGTACAGTCAAAGTTCCACGATGCCGCACGGCTTTCTGTCGCGGCATGACTGATCGCTTCAAGTCGTTATTGAACTGGACCTTGTCACCCTGTGGAGACTTCTACGAGTTCGTTTGCTCCTCGTGGAGGTCGCAGGAAAAGGGAGCGTTCTCGCAAGATTCCCTGTACGCAGAAGAGGTCGAGGACAGACTGAGAGATTTGCTTTTGGAATCGTCTGAACTCGAAAGCCAACTATTCAAGCCTGCTGCTGACAAGCAAGACATCACAGAAAACTCAACGTCACCGCTGGGCTACGCAGAGACGCTCATGGACCTTTGTACGAATGATAACATCAACAAAAGTGATAACGAGAAACAGGCAGAACAATGGACGCACCTTCGGTCGCTTCTGACAACCGTCGGACTGGAGAAGTGGCCTTATCATAACGACAGCGTTAGCAGAGCCGACCTGTGGACAACCGTTGTGCTTCTTTACCGGCACCTTGGACTTCCGACGTTGGTCGCAGTGTCGGTCGAAAAAGATCCCGAGAATGAAACGTCGCTTGTAGTGTCCATCGACGAGCCGGATATTGCTATAGGCCTCTTCGGCACCAAGGATGTGTTTTTGCCAAATTGGTATTCGCACGTCGTTCGAGGTACGATGAAGATGTTTAGCCCTTACAAGTACCTCAACCAGGCGGACAAAGTTCTGGCGTTTTCAGAGAAGCTCGCCGGAATCACCAGCACACGTGGCGAAAGGAACTACGTGGAAGAAGCCAGAATGACCACCGTTCACAACCTTCCATCTTACGCACAGTTTCTAGGCTTGCTGTTCGACGACATCATCACCGTGAACGAAAAGACTAGGCTTCTTGTAAAGAACATGCGATACCTGAAGGCACTGAGGACATTGATCCACATGACACAAAACCACGACCTGCTCAATTACCTGGGTTTCAGGGCTGTTCTTCACATCTCCCCACTCATGTTCGGGGAAGAATTTGTCGAGCTGGCGTCCGTGCGAATGCGTCAACTGACCGGACACAAAAAACTAGGCTGGCCGCGCTGGAAGACTTGCCTGAGGATGCTAGAAGACGCCATGCCATTCGTTTTTCAGCGGGCGATCTTTAAGGCCACCGACAAGTTGCTCAACATCGAGAGAGTCACGGCACTTCTGAACGACTTGAAGAGCAGCGCCCTTCTTGCGGTGAGCAATTTCACCTGGATGGACACCGCCGACAAGATAAAGGCCAGAAACATCCTTTCCGACGTTAACCTCGAAGTGTTCTATCCATCCTGGGTCAGGGAAGACAACGGGGACGCATTCAACCTTCTCCTTCCAGCACCGCCCAACGACACCGCAGAGCTGCTGAGCGCCTACTCGGATTTCGTCAGGAAGAACACGGAGCGGAGACTGCTTACTATAGCGGGAACGAGTGTTCAGTCCTACCCTGAGTGGAAAGGGTCCATCTTTGCGACCTACCCGACTTTTGACTATGAGACCCGCTCTGTCTACGTCCCGGTGGCTCTATTCAACTTCAGCACCCCCGACACCGACGCGGGGCTTCTGTTTCAGACACCACGCGTTGCCACCCGTGTCCTAACGGCTTTGATCGCCTCCTTGCATCGTAACTCGTATCCGCTCCCGGGACCTCCCACGATGCTGAACCCCACAGAAACCTTGACGAGTGCGACCACGTGCCTCCAGTCCCAGTACAGAAGTGCTTCGAACAACCTGCACGACGAGAAAATTCGCTCTGTGGTTACCACAACGTACGACTTTCTCGACAACGTCGCCATGGAGCCCGCTGTGACAGTGTTCTCGAAGTACGTGGTGGAAAGCGGCGTCGCCGTCCAACAAGACATGCTGAACCTTCCTCTAAGCTCGAAGCAGCTCTTCCACGTGTTGTACACGGCGGACATGTGTGAAGGCGGCTCTTCGGAGCAGCTGAGGCAAGAGTTCGCCGAAGATGCCATGACGCATCCGAGGCTTAGGGTGGTGATTCCACTCAGAAATACGCAGTCTTTCGCTCAAGCCTGGAGCTGCAGTAAGGAGGATCAGATGAATCCCTCGCAGAAATGCCAACTTTTTACTTGA